From Rhododendron vialii isolate Sample 1 chromosome 10a, ASM3025357v1, the proteins below share one genomic window:
- the LOC131302432 gene encoding uncharacterized protein LOC131302432 codes for MGHNKPKKFRNNQSHRGQSSRTRELQRDDEESLPIEPETEEEQMVPKIQLAMWDFGQCDAKKCTGRKLSRFGLLKELRVTNGFGGIVLSPAGKQCVSKEDYILMKRKGLAVVDCSWARLDDVPFTKLRCAAPRLLPWLVAANPVNYGRPCQLSCVEALSAALLICGEEETANLLLSKFKWGHAFLSLNRELLKAYSECENSADIISVQNAWLSQETQLITKVPSAEGADVASRGEDQGSCSDSEDGLPPLERNVNHLSLEESDEESE; via the exons atgggtCACAACAAGCCGAAGAAATTCAGAAATAATCAGTCACATCGAGGTCAATCTAGTCGCACTCGTGAACTCCAAAG GGATGACGAAGAGTCTCTCCCGATTGAACCAG AGACTGAAGAAGAGCAAATGGTACCCAAAATTCAGCTAGCGATGTGG GATTTTGGGCAATGTGATGCAAAAAAATGCACTGGACGCAAGCTTTCAAGATTTGGTTTGTTGAAAGAG TTGCGCGTCACTAATGGTTTTGGGGGCATTGTGTTGAG TCCTGCTGGTAAGCAATGTGTCTCTAAGGAAGATTATATCCTTATGAAAAGGAAAGGGTTGGCTGTTGTTGATTGCTCATGGGCTCGCTTGGATGATGTACCGTTCACAAAATTGCGTTGTGCTGCTCCTCGTCTCT TACCATGGTTGGTAGCAGCGAATCCTGTAAATTACGGTCGGCCATGTCAACTATCTTGTGTTGAGGCATTGTCTGCAGCTTTATTAATCTG TGGGGAGGAGGAAACAGCGAATTTATTGCTAAGTAAATTCAAGTGGGGTCATGCTTTCTTGTCCCTAAACAG GGAACTTTTAAAGGCGTATTCAGAGTGTGAAAATAGTGCTGATATTATTTCAGTTCAGAATGCTTGGCTTTCCCAGGAGACTCAATTGATTACAAAGGTTCCTTCCGCTGAAG GAGCAGACGTGGCATCCCGAGGTGAAGACCAGGGCTCTTGTTCTGATTCTGAAGACGGACTTCCCCCGCTTGAAAGGAATGTTAATCATTTAAGCTTGGAGGAGAGTGATGAGGAGAGTGAGTGA